The Bombus vancouverensis nearcticus chromosome 9, iyBomVanc1_principal, whole genome shotgun sequence genome includes a window with the following:
- the LOC117158762 gene encoding 5'-deoxynucleotidase HDDC2 → MDIKKLQEFMELVGRLKHMKRTGWVHKNVSDPETIAGHMYRMAMLSFLLNNDENLDTVKIMQMSLIHDLAECIVGDITPHCGIPPDVKHKLEDEAMENICELLGDRGLTILEIFREYEKQETPEAKYVKDLDRLDLIMQAYEYEKRDNIPGKLEEFFLSNDGKIGHPFIKKLASEITATRQALFSSSTSSI, encoded by the exons ATGGATATCAAGAAATTGCAAGAATTCATGGAACTGGTAGGCAGATTGAAG CATATGAAAAGAACAGGATGGGTTCATAAGAATGTGTCTGATCCAGAAACAATCGCAGGTCACATGTATAGGATGGCCATGCTTTCCTTTCTGTTGAATAATGATGAGAACTTAGATACAGTCAA AATCATGCAGATGTCTTTAATACATGATTTGGCAGAGTGTATTGTGGGAGATATAACACCTCATTGTGGTATTCCACCTGATGTAAAACATAAATTAGAGGATGAAGCTATGGAAAACATTTGTGAACTCCTTGGAGACAGAGGACTTAcaatattggaaatatttcgt GAATACGAGAAGCAAGAAACCCCAGAAGCAAAATATGTTAAAGACTTAGACAGATTAGATTTAATTATGCAAGCATATGAGTATGAAAAAAGAGATAATATTCCTGGAAAGTTGGAGGAATTCTTTTTGTCAAATGATGGTAAGATAGGACATCCTTTTATCAAGAAACTAGCATCTGAAATTACTGCAACAAGGCAGGCTCTATTTAGCAGTTCTACTAGTTCAATATAA
- the LOC117158755 gene encoding V-type proton ATPase catalytic subunit A has protein sequence MSNQGLSKISNEERESKFGYVYAVSGPVVTAEKMSGSAMYELVRVGYYELVGEIIRLEGDMATIQVYEETSGVTVGDPVLRTGKPLSVELGPGILGNIFDGIQRPLKDINELTSSIYIPKGINVPALSRSTVWEFSPCNIKSGSHITGGDLYGVVYENTLVKHKMILPSKSKGTVTYVAPAGNYTVSDVILETEFDGEKHKYTMLQVWPVRQPRPVTEKLPANHPLLTGQRVLDSLFPCVQGGTTAIPGAFGCGKTVISQALSKYSNSDVIVYVGCGERGNEMSEVLRDFPTLTVEIDGVTESIMKRTALVANTSNMPVAAREASIYTGITLSEYFRDMGYNVSMMADSTSRWAEALREISGRLAEMPADSGYPAYLGARLASFYERAGRVKCLGNPDREGSVSIVGAVSPPGGDFSDPVTSATLGIVQVFWGLDKKLAQRKHFPSINWLISYSKYLRALDDFYDKNFAEFVPLRTKVKEILQEEEDLSEIVQLVGKASLAETDKITLEVAKLLKDDFLQQNSYSTYDRFCPFYKTVGMLRNMIAFYDMARHAVESTAQSDNKITWNVIRDSMYNILYQLSSMKFKDPVQDGEAKIRADFDQLYEDIQQAFRNLED, from the exons ATGTCGAACCAAGGGTTATCAAAAATTAGTAATGAAGAGAGAGAATCCAAATTTGGCTATGTATATGCTGTATCTGGTCCTG TGGTTACAGCTGAGAAAATGTCGGGATCAGCCATGTATGAGCTGGTTAGGGTAGGATACTATGAATTAGTAGGAGAAATTATTCGTTTAGAAGGTGATATGGCCACTATTCAG GTGTATGAAGAAACCAGTGGTGTAACTGTAGGTGATCCTGTCTTACGTACTGGAAAACCATTGTCTGTAGAACTTGGTCCTGGTATACTTGGCAATATCTTTGATGGTATTCAGAGACCATTGAAGGATATCAATGAGCTTACAAGCTCTATTTACATCCCAAAGGGTATTAATGTACCAGCATTGTCAAGAAGCACTGTTTGGGAATTTAGTCCATGTAATATAAAAAGTGGCAGCCATATTACTGGTGGAGATTTGTATGGTGTGGTTTATGAGAACACATTAGTAAAGCACAAAATGATCTTACCTTCAAAAAGTAAGGGAACTGTAACTTATGTTGCACCTGCTGGCAATTATACAGTATCT GATGTTATTTTGGAAACAGAATTTGATGGTGAAAAACACAAGTATACTATGCTTCAG GTATGGCCTGTACGTCAACCTCGTCCAGTTACTGAAAAATTACCAGCTAATCATCCTTTGCTTACTGGTCAACGAGTCCTGGACTCACTTTTCCC ATGCGTTCAAGGAGGCACTACAGCAATTCCGGGTGCTTTCGGTTGCGGTAAAACTGTAATTTCACAAGCTTTATCGAAGTATTCAAACTCCGATGTTATTGTTTATGTCGGTTGTGGAGAACGTGGTAATGAAATGTCTGAAGTATTGCGTGACTTCCCCACATTAACAGTGGAGATTGATGGAGTTACTGAGTCTATCATGAAACGTACAGCTTTGGTTGCTAATACGTCAAACATGCCTGTAGCTGCTCGTGAAGCATCCATTTACACAG GCATTACTCTATCAGAGTATTTTAGAGATATGGGTTACAATGTATCCATGATGGCTGATTCAACATCTCGTTGGGCAGAAGCTCTTCGTGAAATTTCGGGTCGATTGGCTGAAATGCCTGCTGATTCCGGTTATCCGGCCTATCTTGGAGCTCGTTTAGCTAGCTTTTATGAACGTGCAGGAAG AGTGAAATGTTTAGGTAATCCTGATCGTGAGGGTTCTGTCAGTATAGTAGGTGCCGTATCACCACCAGGTGGTGATTTCTCTGATCCTGTTACTAGTGCAACCCTGGGTATCGTGCAG GTATTCTGGGGTCTCGATAAGAAACTCGCACAACGAAAACACTTCCCATCCATTAACTGGCTTATTTCATACAGTAAATATCTTCGAGCTTTAGACGATTTCTACGATAAAAATTTCGCGGAGTTTGTTCCTCTGAGAACGAAAGTGAAGGAAATCTTGCAGGAAGAGGAGGATTTATCAGAAATTGTACAGTTAGTCGGTAAAGCTTCTCTTGCTGAGACAGATAAAATCACTTTAGAAGTTGCAAAACTTCTAAAAGACGATTTCTTGCAACAAAACAG TTATTCAACATACGATCGTTTCTGTCCATTCTACAAAACTGTCGGAATGTTACGAAATATGATAGCATTCTATGATATGGCAAGGCATGCAGTCGAGTCTACGGCACAATCAGACAATAAAATAACGTGGAATGTCATTAGGGATAGCATGTACAATATTCTCTATCAGTTGAGTTCTATGAAATTCAAG GATCCAGTGCAAGACGGCGAAGCAAAGATCAGAGCTGATTTTGATCAGTTATATGAAGATATTCAACAGGCATTTAGAAATTTAGAAGATTAA